One genomic segment of Cystobacter ferrugineus includes these proteins:
- the hypE gene encoding hydrogenase expression/formation protein HypE: MSERSGSEQDFVVLDHGTGAKLSRELVERIAEALGDVYIGQMEDSALLDVGAGRIAVTTDSFVVTPLFFGSGDIGKVSVCGTVNDLAVSGARPLYLTLGLILEAGFPMKSLLRILASIRAAALEANVKIVAGDTKVVRQGEADQIFINTTGVGVLERSPLRAQAVRPGNKIIISGNIGNHSIHLLSVREGLGFERRVESDCAPLNGMIDMLLKSLPEGTISCMRDVTRGGLCAVLHEFARASGHTLQFHKERVPVTPEAVMAADMLGIELIHLANEGCLCLFVDEAHAEQVLGLLREHPYGRNAAIIGEVTATPEPRVYMVAPDGTRTMLEELYGAELPRLC, from the coding sequence ATGAGCGAGCGCTCCGGAAGTGAGCAAGACTTCGTTGTCCTGGATCATGGCACTGGCGCGAAGCTGAGCCGCGAGCTGGTCGAGCGGATCGCCGAGGCGCTCGGTGATGTCTATATCGGACAGATGGAGGACAGCGCGCTGCTGGATGTTGGCGCGGGGAGAATCGCGGTGACCACGGACTCGTTCGTGGTGACGCCGCTATTCTTCGGCAGCGGGGACATCGGCAAGGTCTCCGTGTGCGGCACGGTGAACGACCTGGCGGTCAGCGGCGCCCGCCCGCTCTATCTGACGCTGGGCCTCATCCTCGAGGCAGGCTTCCCCATGAAGTCGCTGCTGCGGATCCTCGCTTCAATCCGCGCGGCGGCCCTGGAGGCCAACGTCAAGATCGTCGCCGGCGACACGAAAGTGGTGCGCCAGGGCGAGGCGGACCAGATCTTCATCAACACCACGGGCGTGGGGGTGCTGGAGCGCTCTCCGCTCAGGGCGCAGGCGGTGCGGCCGGGGAACAAGATCATCATCAGCGGCAACATCGGCAATCACTCCATCCACCTGCTGTCCGTACGCGAAGGGCTTGGGTTCGAGCGCCGCGTGGAGAGTGACTGCGCGCCGCTCAACGGCATGATTGACATGCTGCTCAAGAGCCTCCCGGAGGGCACCATCTCTTGCATGCGTGACGTCACCCGCGGCGGTCTGTGCGCGGTGCTGCACGAGTTCGCCCGAGCCAGTGGCCACACGCTCCAGTTCCACAAGGAGCGCGTGCCCGTCACGCCGGAGGCCGTCATGGCCGCCGACATGCTGGGCATCGAGCTCATCCACCTGGCCAACGAGGGCTGCCTGTGTCTCTTCGTTGACGAGGCGCATGCGGAGCAGGTGCTCGGCCTCTTGCGCGAGCACCCGTACGGGCGCAACGCGGCCATCATCGGCGAGGTCACCGCCACGCCGGAGCCGCGGGTCTACATGGTCGCGCCAGACGGCACCCGCACCATGCTCGAGGAATTGTATGGAGCGGAACTCCCTCGTCTTTGCTGA